One Purpureocillium takamizusanense chromosome 1, complete sequence genomic window carries:
- a CDS encoding uncharacterized protein (EggNog:ENOG503NX5A) — protein sequence MAYVSRAPSAVSGTIGQAYSSYHGSKPSSWEAPGRYSPTGSLEDFITSPSLSDYSLDNGINAGSPGRKSKGTGKRSSQRRPSNRDEFDGPHQFLQRPSQEVIAMQERELPHLPTNLHVQEQDSVLNQVNDRLSQCAFDFVAKYQFPIPLTQDMRPVERPQDREWTEWVYLLKRLATKRRIPARVLYNGQIKQFVTILENSLEMRHAAKHQSRPLKDDRNILQLISAGIQVAKILKDASAMDYLDRLYVDTEKRIQERANSRFRS from the coding sequence ATGGCATACGTCAGTCGAGCGCCCTCTGCGGTGAGCGGGACTATCGGGCAAGCATATTCGTCGTACCACGGTTCCAAGCCGTCTTCGTGGGAGGCACCGGGCCGCTACTCACCAACCGGATCACTGGAGGACTTCATTACCTCGCCGAGCTTATCGGATTACTCCCTCGACAATGGAATCAACGCTGGCAGCCCTGGCCGTAAGTCCAAGGGGACGGGCAAGCGGAGCTCACAACGAAGACCATCCAACCGAGATGAGTTTGACGGCCCCCACCAATTCCTGCAACGGCCGTCTCAGGAAGTGATTGCAATGCAGGAGAGGGAGCTTCCCCATCTACCAACCAATCTCCACGTGCAGGAACAGGACAGTGTCCTCAATCAGGTCAACGATCGTCTGTCGCAGTGCGCCTTCGATTTCGTGGCCAAATACCAGTTTCCGATTCCCCTGACCCAGGACATGCGACCGGTGGAGAGGCCGCAGGATCGTGAGTGGACGGAATGGGTGTACCTCTTGAAGCGCCTGGCTACCAAGAGGCGGATCCCGGCGCGCGTGCTCTACAATGGACAAATCAAGCAGTTTGTCACGATTCTGGAGAACTCACTCGAGATGCGACATGCCGCCAAGCATCAGAGCCGTCCGCTCAAGGACGACCGCAACATCCTTCAGCTGATCTCGGCGGGCATTCAAGTCGCCAAAATCCTCAAGGACGCGTCGGCCATGGATTACCTGGACCGGCTATACGTTGATACAGAGAAGCGGATCCAAGAACGCGCCAACTCGCGGTTCCGATCCTAG